A genome region from Microcella alkaliphila includes the following:
- a CDS encoding RDD family protein, giving the protein MSTAAGTQSLSRHDDERELLTGEAVALELRATNVILRAAGAIIDYLVYVLATVGLVWAALVLAAGSGLPDALYPALGIACAFVGLVLVPAVVESATQGKSLGRWALGSRIVRDDGGAIGFRHAFIRSFVGLFEIVFTGGGLAVVVGLVNARAKRLGDLVAGTYSQYERVPKHEPVEFGVPVELSEWAVTADVARIPDSLSRRIAQFLRQADGHTPATRQRLAAALATEVAPFVSPLPSVEPELLLAGVAVLRREREARALELERARLDDLAPTLRALPHGFPDRG; this is encoded by the coding sequence ATGTCGACCGCGGCGGGAACCCAGAGCCTCAGCCGACACGACGACGAGCGCGAGCTGCTCACCGGCGAGGCCGTGGCGCTCGAGCTGCGGGCGACGAACGTGATCCTGCGGGCCGCCGGCGCGATCATCGACTACCTCGTGTACGTGCTCGCCACCGTCGGGCTCGTCTGGGCCGCCCTGGTTTTGGCCGCAGGGAGCGGTCTGCCCGATGCCCTGTACCCCGCGCTCGGAATCGCCTGCGCGTTCGTCGGCCTCGTGCTCGTGCCCGCCGTCGTCGAAAGCGCGACGCAGGGCAAGTCGCTCGGGCGCTGGGCGCTCGGCTCGCGCATCGTGCGCGATGACGGTGGGGCGATCGGATTCCGGCACGCGTTCATCCGGTCGTTCGTGGGGTTGTTCGAGATCGTGTTCACCGGCGGCGGGCTCGCGGTCGTCGTGGGGCTGGTGAACGCGCGCGCTAAGCGGCTCGGCGACCTGGTCGCCGGCACCTACAGCCAGTACGAGCGGGTGCCGAAGCACGAGCCCGTGGAGTTCGGCGTGCCCGTCGAGCTCAGCGAGTGGGCGGTCACGGCCGACGTGGCGCGCATCCCCGACTCGCTCTCACGCCGCATCGCCCAGTTCCTGCGCCAGGCCGACGGGCACACGCCCGCCACCCGGCAGCGGCTCGCCGCAGCGCTCGCGACCGAGGTGGCGCCGTTCGTCTCGCCCCTGCCCAGCGTCGAGCCCGAGCTACTGCTGGCAGGAGTCGCGGTGCTGCGCCGCGAGCGGGAGGCCCGGGCGCTCGAACTGGAGCGCGCCCGCCTCGATGACCTCGCCCCGACGCTCCGCGCGCTGCCGCACGGGTTTCCCGACCGCGGGTAG
- the ahcY gene encoding adenosylhomocysteinase, translated as MASDTAAPARPADLGPLATITTRNGLDFAVRDLALAEAGRHQIRLAEHEMPGLMALRDEFGPTQPLAGARIAGSLHMTVQTAVLIETLVALGADVRWASCNIFSTQDEAAAAVVVGPHGTVDAPEGTPVFAWKGETLTEYWWATQQIFDFGVDADGNPVGPTLILDDGGDATLLVHKGREFELAGAVPADQPGDSAEWRVILEALRASLAVDPTRWTRTAESIIGVTEETTTGVHRLYELHRDGQLLFPAINVNDSVTKSKFDNKYGIRHSLPDGLNRATDVLIGGKTVFVCGYGDVGKGSADALRGQGARVIVSEIDPITALQAAMDGYQVARLDDVIGEIDILVTATGNEGVVTVEHLQSLKHLAIVANVGHFDNEIDMAGLESLPGAERVEIKPQVHEWRLPNGRSILVLSEGRLMNLGNATGHPSFVMSASFTNQVLAQLELHTKIAEYPVGVYVLPKLLDEKVARLHLDALGVKLTRLSDRQAQYIGVDPDGPYKVDHYRY; from the coding sequence ATGGCTTCCGACACCGCCGCGCCCGCGCGCCCCGCCGACCTCGGCCCGCTCGCCACCATCACCACCCGCAACGGCCTCGACTTCGCCGTGCGCGACCTTGCCCTCGCCGAGGCGGGGCGCCACCAGATCCGCCTCGCCGAGCACGAGATGCCCGGACTCATGGCCCTGCGCGACGAGTTCGGCCCCACCCAGCCACTGGCCGGTGCCCGCATCGCCGGCAGCCTGCACATGACCGTGCAGACCGCCGTGCTGATCGAAACCCTCGTCGCCCTCGGCGCCGACGTGCGGTGGGCGAGCTGCAACATCTTCTCGACGCAGGACGAGGCGGCCGCCGCCGTCGTGGTCGGCCCGCACGGCACCGTCGACGCCCCCGAGGGCACGCCCGTCTTCGCCTGGAAGGGCGAGACGCTCACCGAGTACTGGTGGGCGACCCAGCAGATCTTCGACTTCGGTGTCGACGCCGACGGCAACCCCGTCGGGCCGACCCTCATCCTTGACGACGGCGGCGACGCGACCCTGCTCGTGCACAAGGGCCGCGAGTTCGAGCTCGCGGGCGCCGTTCCCGCCGACCAGCCGGGCGACAGCGCCGAGTGGCGCGTGATTCTGGAAGCGCTTCGCGCATCCCTCGCCGTTGACCCCACCCGCTGGACCCGCACGGCCGAATCCATCATCGGCGTCACCGAAGAGACCACCACCGGCGTGCACCGCCTGTACGAGCTGCACCGCGACGGGCAGCTGCTCTTCCCCGCGATCAACGTCAACGACTCGGTCACGAAGTCGAAGTTCGACAACAAGTACGGCATCCGCCACTCGCTGCCCGACGGCCTCAACCGCGCCACCGACGTGCTCATCGGCGGCAAAACCGTCTTCGTCTGCGGCTACGGCGACGTCGGAAAGGGCAGCGCGGATGCTCTCCGCGGCCAGGGCGCGCGCGTCATCGTCTCCGAGATCGACCCGATCACGGCCCTCCAGGCCGCGATGGACGGCTACCAGGTGGCGAGGCTCGACGACGTGATCGGCGAGATCGACATCCTCGTCACCGCGACCGGCAACGAGGGCGTCGTGACGGTCGAGCACCTGCAGAGCCTCAAGCACCTCGCGATCGTCGCCAACGTCGGCCACTTCGACAACGAGATCGACATGGCGGGGCTCGAGTCGCTTCCCGGCGCCGAGCGGGTCGAGATCAAGCCGCAGGTGCACGAGTGGCGGCTGCCGAACGGGCGCTCGATCCTCGTCTTGAGCGAGGGGCGCCTCATGAACCTCGGAAACGCCACCGGGCATCCGTCGTTCGTGATGAGCGCGTCGTTCACGAACCAGGTGCTCGCACAGCTCGAGCTGCACACCAAGATCGCCGAGTACCCGGTGGGCGTGTACGTGCTGCCGAAGCTGCTCGACGAGAAGGTGGCGCGCCTGCACCTCGACGCGCTGGGCGTGAAGCTGACGCGCCTGAGCGACCGCCAGGCGCAGTACATCGGCGTGGACCCTGATGGTCCCTACAAGGTCGACCACTACCGCTACTAG
- a CDS encoding phosphomannomutase/phosphoglucomutase, with protein MQTTPDLSAFIKAYDVRGLVGSQLTDEVVEALGAAFVDELSAAGQRIAVGHDMRDSSPGFTEAFARGAVARGAHVENLGLCSTDETYFVSGRDGIAAAMFTASHNPATYNGIKFCRAGAQGVSLDTGLAGIRDRAQAYLDAGGVEALPADRLGSLTTRDVLTDYAAYLRELVDLSTVRPLTIVVDAGNGMGGMTVPAVLGTGAGLPALPLTIIPLYFELDGTFPNHEANPLVPANLVDLQKAVVKHGAHLGLAFDGDADRCFVVDELGQPVTPSAVAAIVARREVERVRAAGETGDIAVVHNLITSRIVPETIEAVGAEPVRTRVGHSLIKDVMHATGAIFGGEHSAHYYFRDFWGADNGMLAAMHLIAQFGVYDGPLSRLAAEYTPYAASGEINSVVDDVPAAYTRIVDAFTGRAEIDELDGLTFTGVLDGAAGGFGGPGGRGWYWFNVRPSNTEPLLRLNAEGSTPPVMEAIRDEVLALIRA; from the coding sequence GTGCAGACCACCCCTGACCTTTCGGCATTCATCAAGGCCTACGACGTGCGCGGTCTCGTCGGCTCGCAACTCACCGACGAGGTCGTCGAGGCGCTCGGCGCCGCCTTCGTCGACGAGCTGAGCGCCGCCGGGCAGCGCATCGCCGTCGGCCACGACATGCGTGACTCGTCGCCCGGCTTCACGGAGGCGTTCGCGCGCGGCGCCGTCGCCCGAGGAGCCCACGTCGAGAACCTCGGGCTGTGCTCGACCGACGAGACCTACTTCGTCTCGGGCCGCGACGGCATCGCCGCCGCCATGTTCACCGCCAGCCACAACCCCGCCACGTACAACGGCATCAAGTTCTGCCGCGCCGGCGCGCAGGGTGTGAGCCTCGACACGGGGCTTGCGGGCATTCGCGACCGGGCCCAGGCGTACCTCGACGCCGGAGGGGTCGAGGCGTTGCCCGCCGACCGCCTCGGATCGCTCACGACGCGGGACGTGCTGACCGACTACGCGGCGTACCTGCGCGAGCTCGTCGATCTGTCCACCGTACGACCGCTGACGATCGTCGTCGATGCCGGAAACGGCATGGGTGGGATGACCGTGCCCGCGGTGCTCGGCACGGGAGCGGGACTTCCTGCGTTGCCGCTCACGATCATCCCGCTGTATTTCGAGCTCGACGGAACCTTCCCCAACCACGAGGCGAACCCGCTCGTGCCGGCGAACCTCGTCGACCTGCAAAAGGCTGTCGTCAAACACGGCGCCCACCTCGGGCTCGCCTTCGACGGCGATGCCGACCGCTGCTTCGTCGTCGACGAGCTCGGGCAGCCGGTGACGCCGAGCGCGGTCGCCGCCATCGTCGCGCGCCGCGAGGTCGAGCGGGTGCGCGCCGCCGGCGAGACGGGCGACATCGCGGTCGTGCACAACCTCATCACGTCGCGCATCGTGCCCGAGACGATCGAGGCGGTCGGTGCCGAGCCGGTGCGCACCCGCGTCGGGCACTCGCTCATCAAAGACGTCATGCACGCCACCGGGGCAATCTTCGGCGGCGAGCACTCGGCGCACTACTACTTCCGCGACTTCTGGGGTGCCGACAACGGCATGCTCGCCGCGATGCACCTCATCGCCCAGTTCGGAGTCTACGACGGGCCGCTGTCGCGCCTCGCCGCCGAGTACACGCCGTACGCGGCGAGCGGCGAAATCAACTCGGTCGTCGACGACGTGCCCGCGGCATACACCCGCATCGTCGACGCGTTCACCGGACGGGCCGAGATCGACGAGCTCGACGGGCTGACGTTCACCGGCGTTCTCGACGGGGCGGCGGGCGGTTTCGGTGGGCCTGGTGGGCGTGGGTGGTACTGGTTCAACGTACGCCCGTCGAATACTGAACCGCTCCTGCGCCTGAACGCCGAAGGGTCGACCCCGCCTGTCATGGAGGCAATCCGCGACGAGGTGCTCGCGCTGATTCGCGCGTAG
- a CDS encoding DUF3499 family protein, with translation MTSRQCSKVACNNAAISTLTYDYADSMAVLGPLAQRREPHTYDLCEKHSQRLSAPQGWHIVRYSALGEVG, from the coding sequence ATGACCTCCCGGCAGTGCAGCAAAGTGGCGTGCAACAACGCCGCCATCTCGACGCTGACGTACGACTACGCCGACTCGATGGCCGTGCTCGGGCCGCTCGCGCAGCGCCGCGAACCGCACACCTATGACCTGTGCGAGAAGCACTCGCAGCGGTTGTCGGCACCGCAGGGCTGGCACATCGTGCGGTACTCGGCGCTCGGCGAGGTCGGCTGA
- a CDS encoding metallopeptidase family protein, with product MPSSRAGDPLSGPSATGGTPNGGAPAGRAAQGRRRARHGKAGRSQLPGAQLRPVHTRRDLFEQTVRATAEYLVDEWPTELSGLRIDVMPMPEQPPGVNGVARWRSIPAQQRVILFRIPIERMSRLHRDDDWHRRMMIENCVFRAVGELIGKDPWDLAPDRFRHW from the coding sequence ATGCCCTCCTCGCGCGCCGGCGACCCGCTGTCGGGTCCATCCGCCACGGGCGGAACTCCCAACGGCGGCGCTCCTGCCGGCCGCGCCGCGCAGGGGCGACGCCGCGCACGCCACGGCAAGGCGGGTCGCTCGCAGCTGCCGGGCGCCCAGCTGCGGCCCGTGCACACCCGCCGCGACCTGTTCGAGCAGACGGTGCGGGCGACGGCCGAGTATCTGGTCGACGAGTGGCCGACCGAGCTGTCGGGCCTGCGCATCGACGTCATGCCGATGCCCGAGCAGCCGCCGGGGGTGAACGGCGTGGCGCGGTGGCGCTCGATCCCCGCGCAGCAGCGGGTGATTCTCTTCCGCATCCCGATCGAGCGCATGAGCCGCCTGCACCGTGACGACGACTGGCACCGCCGCATGATGATCGAGAACTGCGTGTTCCGCGCGGTCGGCGAACTGATCGGCAAGGACCCGTGGGATCTCGCCCCCGACCGCTTCCGCCACTGGTAA
- a CDS encoding DUF5719 family protein, with protein MTDARRIALASGRAGLSLLAAGAAVALGAAALLVPGPTVTPDVTAITVTPDRSDQTLACPGGVFGLTPGDNPQLTVAAMPRLVTAGTGATVAALDGSDALPSELPAETPLVAADPPAVVTLPVSAPDELVAAIDSVSVRTPDIFGFAAAECAPASRTGWLVGGDTTVGRTSWVAVANPGPVDATIDLALYGASGVITAPGTTGIIVPSGFQRVVAFDGLAVDQTSPIVSVTARAGSVTATLQTTTVRGLEPGGLSVVTAAETAATRLVIPGVPIIDPDSVQERATAVGPDLLPTLRLLAPGEEGADVTVRLVRAGAVDAEPEASVIPPILAALEGGTVLDLPLPELPAGDWAFLVDASAPVVAGVRVSVVDADPDVLPGPVGGVTPSIDQHWISASPLLPDGITALGTVGDLAGTTARLHLAAPADGATVDLDGRLIEVPAGGAVSLPVAGSTPLRITIAGGDVSASVSYRGDAAIATTRILAPRAATPPLVILPQ; from the coding sequence ATGACTGACGCGCGCCGCATCGCACTCGCCTCGGGGCGGGCCGGGCTCAGCCTGCTCGCCGCCGGGGCCGCCGTCGCGCTCGGGGCGGCGGCGCTGCTCGTGCCCGGCCCGACCGTCACGCCCGACGTGACCGCCATCACCGTGACGCCCGACCGCTCCGACCAGACGCTCGCCTGCCCGGGCGGCGTGTTCGGGCTCACGCCGGGCGACAATCCCCAGCTCACCGTGGCCGCCATGCCGCGCCTCGTGACCGCCGGAACCGGCGCGACCGTCGCCGCGCTCGACGGCAGCGACGCGCTGCCCAGCGAGCTGCCCGCCGAGACGCCGCTGGTCGCGGCCGACCCGCCCGCCGTCGTCACCCTGCCGGTGTCCGCCCCGGACGAACTCGTCGCCGCGATCGACAGTGTGAGTGTGCGCACCCCCGACATCTTCGGCTTCGCGGCGGCCGAGTGTGCGCCGGCGAGCCGCACCGGGTGGCTCGTGGGCGGTGACACCACCGTCGGGCGCACAAGCTGGGTCGCCGTGGCGAACCCCGGGCCCGTCGACGCCACGATCGACCTGGCGCTGTACGGCGCGAGCGGTGTGATTACCGCCCCCGGCACCACGGGAATCATCGTGCCGAGCGGATTTCAACGCGTGGTCGCGTTCGACGGACTCGCCGTCGACCAAACGTCGCCGATCGTCAGCGTCACGGCCCGCGCCGGCTCGGTCACGGCAACGCTGCAAACAACGACCGTGCGCGGGCTCGAGCCCGGCGGGCTGTCGGTCGTCACCGCCGCCGAGACCGCCGCCACGCGGCTCGTCATCCCCGGGGTGCCGATCATCGACCCCGACAGCGTGCAGGAGCGCGCGACGGCCGTCGGGCCCGACCTCCTGCCAACCCTGCGGCTGCTTGCCCCGGGCGAGGAGGGGGCCGACGTGACGGTGCGCCTCGTTCGCGCGGGCGCCGTCGATGCCGAGCCCGAGGCATCCGTCATTCCGCCGATTCTCGCGGCACTCGAGGGCGGAACGGTGCTCGACCTGCCGCTGCCCGAACTGCCCGCCGGCGACTGGGCGTTCCTCGTCGACGCCAGCGCGCCCGTCGTCGCGGGAGTGCGGGTGAGCGTCGTCGACGCCGACCCCGACGTGCTACCCGGGCCGGTCGGGGGCGTTACGCCGTCGATCGATCAGCACTGGATCTCCGCCTCCCCGCTTCTCCCCGACGGCATCACCGCGCTCGGCACGGTCGGCGACCTCGCCGGCACGACAGCGCGGCTGCACCTCGCCGCGCCCGCCGACGGCGCCACCGTCGACCTCGACGGGCGCCTCATCGAGGTGCCCGCCGGCGGGGCCGTGAGCCTGCCCGTCGCGGGCAGTACGCCGCTGCGCATCACGATCGCCGGCGGCGACGTGAGCGCATCCGTCAGCTATCGGGGGGATGCGGCGATCGCGACCACGCGCATCCTCGCCCCGCGGGCGGCCACGCCGCCGCTCGTCATCCTGCCGCAGTAG
- a CDS encoding glycosyltransferase: MQPRVTAVLVVRRGGDALDHTLTALTHQTRRADQLVIVDAADDAAVTAQLADAAPTHYVTAPNASAGFGQLVMAGTDQVSLAEQTTSPYGGVDEWFWMLRHDTAPDLRALERLLGAVEVAPSVAVAGPKVMDGEHPTTIREFGETLTRTGSSVALAERELDQAQHDRTSDVLAVGEAGILVRRTVWRDVGGFDPALAHVDTALDLCVRIRLAGHRVVGVPLARVFAHESSAEFSKPGRAPRVSARTAARWRRTAQLHRRLVYAPLAAVPLHWLSLVPLALARSIGHLLAKRPTLVLGEILAALTVAFSGPAVPRARRRLARARQVGWAAIEPLRLDPREVRRRRAIARDARLGQAEMSRIDRPDFAPAGVAAVAGAAIVGLMATAPLLGAAALGGGTLAPLAADLGALADGVRVTTEGAADPFAFVLAALAALTAWQPSLALVVLWAVALPLAALGAWWAAAPLVRRPGPAAAVAVLWAAAPALAVALTEARLTVLIVHLALPWLVAAAVRLPSSWSATAVTGLLTAVLVAAAPSVAPALALVWVAAMVVRPRTIGRLLTLAVPVGVLAAPLIADRMLRGEVLALLTDPGLAAAPGPASPTGILLGWPDLAPVLGPLATLLPAEPSPLLVALVVGIPVVAIPVLGLLAPALPNGMRALAPLGLAALGLVTAIVASGIALTTADGRAVGLDVGPAVSLYWFGLVLAAGIGLDRLGRAGAIPGIVAVTGATAIAVPAFAAILLGTATVVPLAEPRTLPALVAADASDDPRLGTLVLTPRDEGLAARIDRGAGPTLIEQRTVRRADDTELRDLATLAGNLAAPSGRALERDLDDRDVRYVLLRASSAVIDGDDGADERPYRIADVAAALDATPVLVPVGDTDAGRLWRVAADDDDRAAGPEPHPLAGTVLAVQLGVLALTFLLAVPTSIRPRRERSADGTIDDPAATFDEDTDD; the protein is encoded by the coding sequence GTGCAGCCCCGCGTAACAGCAGTGCTCGTCGTCCGCCGCGGCGGCGACGCACTCGACCACACGCTCACGGCGCTCACCCACCAGACCCGCCGGGCCGACCAGCTCGTCATCGTGGACGCCGCCGATGACGCGGCCGTCACCGCCCAGCTCGCCGACGCCGCCCCCACCCACTACGTGACCGCCCCGAACGCCTCGGCCGGCTTCGGGCAGCTGGTCATGGCGGGAACAGACCAGGTTTCGCTCGCCGAGCAGACGACGTCGCCGTACGGCGGCGTCGACGAGTGGTTCTGGATGCTGCGCCACGACACCGCGCCCGACCTGCGGGCGCTCGAGAGGCTGCTGGGCGCCGTCGAGGTGGCCCCGTCGGTGGCGGTCGCCGGTCCCAAGGTGATGGACGGCGAGCATCCGACCACCATCCGCGAGTTCGGTGAGACGCTGACGCGAACCGGTTCGTCCGTGGCGCTCGCCGAGCGTGAGCTCGACCAGGCGCAGCACGACCGCACGAGCGACGTGCTGGCGGTCGGCGAGGCCGGCATTCTCGTGCGCCGCACGGTCTGGCGCGACGTCGGCGGCTTCGACCCCGCGCTCGCCCACGTCGACACGGCGCTCGACCTGTGCGTGCGCATCCGCCTCGCGGGGCACCGCGTCGTCGGGGTGCCGCTGGCGCGCGTCTTCGCCCACGAGTCGAGCGCGGAGTTCAGCAAGCCCGGCCGTGCTCCGCGCGTCAGCGCCCGCACCGCCGCCCGCTGGCGCCGCACCGCCCAGCTGCACCGCCGGCTCGTCTACGCCCCGCTCGCCGCCGTGCCGCTGCACTGGCTGAGCCTGGTGCCACTCGCGCTCGCCCGCTCGATCGGGCACCTGCTCGCGAAGCGCCCGACGCTCGTGCTGGGCGAGATTCTGGCCGCGCTCACCGTCGCGTTCTCGGGCCCGGCCGTCCCTCGCGCTCGCCGCCGCCTTGCGCGGGCCCGCCAAGTCGGGTGGGCGGCCATCGAACCGTTGCGCCTCGATCCGCGTGAGGTGCGTCGGCGACGGGCGATCGCTCGGGATGCTCGCCTCGGCCAGGCAGAGATGTCGCGCATCGATCGCCCCGATTTCGCCCCCGCCGGCGTCGCGGCCGTTGCCGGCGCCGCGATCGTCGGGCTGATGGCGACGGCGCCGCTGCTCGGGGCGGCCGCCCTCGGCGGCGGAACGCTCGCGCCGCTCGCCGCCGACCTCGGCGCCCTCGCGGACGGCGTTCGGGTGACGACGGAGGGCGCGGCCGACCCCTTCGCGTTCGTCCTGGCGGCGCTCGCCGCGCTCACGGCGTGGCAACCGTCTCTCGCGCTGGTGGTGCTGTGGGCGGTCGCTCTGCCGCTCGCGGCACTGGGCGCATGGTGGGCTGCCGCACCGCTCGTGAGGCGGCCCGGCCCCGCCGCCGCGGTGGCTGTCCTGTGGGCCGCTGCTCCCGCGCTGGCCGTGGCGCTCACCGAGGCCCGGTTGACGGTGCTCATCGTGCATCTCGCCCTGCCGTGGCTGGTCGCCGCGGCCGTGCGCCTCCCCTCCTCGTGGAGCGCGACCGCCGTCACCGGGCTGCTCACCGCCGTGCTGGTCGCCGCGGCGCCGAGCGTCGCCCCGGCCCTCGCGCTCGTGTGGGTGGCCGCCATGGTGGTGCGCCCGCGAACGATCGGTCGCCTGCTCACGCTCGCCGTGCCCGTCGGCGTTCTCGCCGCGCCGCTGATCGCCGATCGCATGCTGCGGGGCGAGGTGCTCGCGCTACTCACCGACCCGGGGCTCGCCGCCGCCCCCGGCCCGGCGTCGCCGACCGGCATCCTGCTGGGGTGGCCCGACCTCGCGCCCGTGCTCGGCCCACTCGCGACCCTCCTGCCCGCCGAGCCGTCCCCGCTGCTCGTCGCCCTCGTCGTGGGCATCCCGGTCGTGGCGATCCCGGTGCTCGGCCTGCTCGCCCCGGCGCTTCCCAACGGGATGCGCGCCCTCGCGCCCCTCGGCCTCGCTGCGCTCGGCCTCGTCACCGCGATCGTCGCGTCGGGCATCGCCCTCACCACCGCCGACGGCCGGGCCGTGGGCCTCGACGTGGGGCCAGCAGTCAGCCTGTATTGGTTCGGGCTGGTGCTCGCCGCCGGCATCGGCCTCGACCGCCTGGGTCGCGCTGGCGCGATTCCCGGGATCGTCGCCGTGACCGGTGCGACGGCGATCGCGGTTCCCGCATTTGCCGCGATCCTGCTCGGAACGGCGACCGTCGTGCCCCTCGCCGAGCCGCGCACGCTGCCCGCCCTCGTCGCCGCCGACGCCAGCGACGACCCCCGCCTCGGCACCCTCGTGTTGACCCCCCGCGACGAGGGGCTCGCCGCCCGCATCGACCGCGGTGCGGGGCCGACCCTGATCGAACAGCGCACCGTGCGTCGCGCCGACGACACCGAGCTGCGCGATCTCGCCACCCTCGCCGGCAACCTGGCCGCCCCGAGCGGACGGGCGCTCGAGCGAGACCTCGACGACCGCGACGTGCGCTACGTGCTGCTGCGAGCATCCAGCGCGGTGATCGACGGCGACGACGGAGCCGACGAGCGCCCCTACCGCATCGCTGACGTGGCGGCAGCGCTCGACGCGACGCCGGTGCTCGTACCCGTCGGCGACACCGACGCGGGGCGGCTCTGGCGGGTCGCGGCAGACGACGACGACCGCGCGGCAGGGCCTGAGCCACACCCGCTCGCCGGAACCGTCCTCGCCGTGCAGCTCGGAGTGCTGGCGTTGACGTTCCTGCTGGCCGTGCCCACGAGCATCCGTCCGCGCCGCGAGCGCAGTGCCGACGGCACGATCGACGACCCGGCCGCCACCTTCGACGAGGACACCGATGACTGA
- a CDS encoding WhiB family transcriptional regulator translates to MSEYRNTVPADWYVDPVRLGVPGVRRTSDIDDDAELAWQTDALCAQTDPEAFFPEKGGSTRDAKKICTSCEVRTECLEYALKNDERFGIWGGLSERERRKLRRRA, encoded by the coding sequence ATGAGCGAATACCGCAACACCGTACCGGCCGATTGGTACGTAGATCCGGTTCGACTGGGAGTGCCCGGCGTTCGCCGCACGAGTGACATCGACGATGATGCCGAACTCGCGTGGCAGACCGACGCGCTGTGCGCCCAGACCGACCCCGAAGCGTTCTTCCCCGAGAAGGGCGGTTCGACGCGGGACGCCAAGAAGATCTGCACCTCGTGCGAGGTGCGTACCGAGTGCCTCGAGTACGCGCTGAAGAACGACGAGCGGTTCGGCATCTGGGGCGGCCTGAGCGAGCGCGAGCGTCGCAAGCTGCGTCGCCGCGCCTGA
- the galE gene encoding UDP-glucose 4-epimerase GalE — protein sequence MTWLVTGGAGYIGAHVVRALLDDGLGAVVLDDLSSGHAAFVPQGVPFIEASILDRAAVDRAISENGVTGVIHVAGFKYAGVSVERPLHTYEQNVTGMVTLLESMHAHGVDACVFSSSAAVYGDVDVDLVVEETPKAPASPYGESKLIGEWLLADQGVAAGLRHTSLRYFNVVGSGDQSLRDTSPHNLFPLVFDALVEGRAPRINGDDYPTPDGTCVRDYIHVSDLALAHVAAARRLERGESVEPAYNLGSGDGVSVRQIMDAMARVTGIAFDPEIAPRRPGDPARIVASGERAARDLDWRMRHTLDEMVASAWAARRAAQ from the coding sequence ATGACCTGGCTCGTCACCGGAGGCGCCGGCTACATCGGCGCCCACGTCGTCCGCGCGCTCCTCGACGACGGGCTCGGCGCCGTCGTCCTCGACGACCTGTCGAGCGGGCACGCCGCCTTTGTGCCGCAGGGCGTCCCGTTTATCGAGGCGAGCATCCTCGACCGCGCCGCCGTCGATCGCGCGATCAGCGAGAACGGGGTGACCGGGGTCATCCACGTCGCCGGGTTCAAGTACGCCGGCGTGAGCGTCGAGCGGCCTCTGCACACGTACGAGCAGAACGTGACCGGCATGGTCACGCTGCTCGAGTCGATGCACGCTCACGGCGTCGACGCGTGCGTCTTCTCGTCGTCGGCGGCCGTCTACGGCGACGTCGACGTCGACCTGGTCGTCGAAGAGACCCCGAAGGCGCCCGCGTCGCCGTACGGCGAGTCGAAGCTCATTGGCGAGTGGCTACTCGCCGACCAGGGCGTGGCGGCGGGCCTGCGGCACACGAGCCTGCGGTACTTCAACGTGGTCGGCTCGGGCGATCAGAGCCTGCGGGACACGAGCCCGCACAACCTTTTTCCGCTCGTCTTCGACGCCCTCGTCGAGGGTCGCGCCCCGCGCATCAACGGCGACGACTACCCGACGCCCGACGGCACGTGCGTGCGCGACTACATCCACGTCTCCGACCTCGCGCTCGCCCACGTTGCCGCGGCCCGCAGGCTCGAGCGCGGCGAGAGCGTCGAGCCGGCGTACAACCTCGGCTCGGGCGACGGGGTCTCGGTGCGCCAGATCATGGATGCGATGGCGCGCGTCACCGGCATCGCCTTCGACCCCGAGATCGCCCCGCGCCGCCCCGGCGATCCGGCGCGCATCGTCGCGAGCGGTGAGCGCGCCGCGCGCGACCTCGACTGGCGGATGCGCCACACGCTGGACGAGATGGTCGCCTCCGCGTGGGCGGCCCGTCGGGCCGCGCAATAG